GCCGAGTTCGAAGTGGGCGATCGCGTCGACGTCGTCGGCATTTCCAAAGGTCACGGTTTCGCGGGCGGCATCAAGCGGCACAATTTTAAAGGCGGCGGTGCGAGCCACGGCTCGATGATCCACCGTCAGCCCGCCAGCAACGGCGACACCAACGCCGGCCGCGTTACTAAAGGAAGCCGTCGCCCCGGGCACTACGGTGTGGATCGCACGACCTTGCAAAACTTGGAAGTCGTGCGCGCCGACACGGAACGCAACTTGCTGCTGGTTCTCGGGCCCGTGCCCGGAGCGAAGAACGCGCTCGTCCTCGTGCGCAAGAGCGTCAAAGCCGCCAAAGCGGCCGCGGGGGCTAAATAATGCCCAACGTGATCGACGCATCCGGAAAAGTCGTGCGCGAAGTGCAGGCGCCGGCCGCTCTCGACGGTGATTTCAACGACAAACTGCACGTGATCTATCGCGCGATCCATCGCGAGTTCGCCAATCCGCGCGCCGGCACGGCCTCGACGAAGAAGCGCGACGAGATTGCCGGCGGCGGCAAGAAGCCGTGGCGGCAAAAGGGAACCGGGCGCGCGCGTCAGGGTTCGATCCGCTCGCCGCAGTGGCGTCACGGCGGCGTCGTCTTCGGACCGCAGCCGCGCAGCTACGTCGAAGCGCTCAATAAGAAGGAACGCCGCGTCGCGTTCGTCGCCGCTCTGGCCGACCGTTTCCGCAACGGCGCGGTGACGGTGTTCGACGCGTCGGAGTTCGCGATTTCGAAGACGGCCGACTTTGCGAAGCTGCTCTTCGGAGGCGCCAAGGCGGCCAAGAGCGGGCCGACGACGTTGATCGTCTGCAGCCAAAACGAGAAGCACGGCGATGCGATCGAACGCGTCAGCCGTAACCTCGAGCGCGTTTCCGTCACCAACGACGGCGCGCTCGACGTCAAGGACGTGCTGCGTTTCGAGCGCCTCGTGTTCACGACCGAGGCCTACGACGCGCTGACCGCCGCATTGCAAGGCAAGGGGGTCGAGTAATGGACGCACGCGACGTCATCATCGCACCGCGCATCACCGAGAAATCGATGGCCGATGCGCTGGTCAACCAGTACACGTTTACCGTGCATCCGCACGCGACCAAGACGCAGATCCGTCACGCGATCGAAGAGCTCTTCAAGGTCAACGTCCTGAAGGTCAACACGGTCAACGTGCGCGGGAAGTCGCGCAGCTTCGCGCGCCGCGGCGTCCGCACGCACGGTAAGACGAACGATCACAAAAAAGCCGTCGTCACGCTGAAGGCCGGTCAAAAGATCGAACTCGGCGGCGTCAACTATTTCGAGCAATAACATGCCAGTAAAGAAATATCGTCCGACTTCGCCGGGCCGGCGCTTCGTCACCACGATGGACTTCTCGGACCTTTCGAAGGTCGAGCCGGAGAAGTCCCTCGTCGAGGTTCGTAAGAAGCACTCGGGCCGCAACAACAACGGCCACATCACGGTGCGTCACAAGGGCGGCGGCACGCGCAAGCTCTACCGCATCATCGACTTCAAGCGCAGCAAGGACGGCATTCCGGCGAAGATCGCGACCATCGAGTACGATCCCAACCGTTCTTGCCGTATCGCGCTGGTGCATTACAAAGACGGTGAGAAGCGCTACATCCTGGCGCCGCTGGGGCTGCGCGTCGGCGATACGATCGAATCGGGCGCCAACGCGGACATCAAAGTCGGCAACTGTTTGCCGATCAAGAGCATTCCGGTCGGTACCGTCATTCACAACATCGAGCTGCGGCCCGGTCAAGGCGGCAAGCTCGTCCGGTCGGCCGGCGTTTCGGCGCAGCTGATGGCCAAGGAAAACGAGTACTCGCAGGTGCGCATGCCGTCGGGCGAAGTGCGCAAGATTCACATCAACTGCCGCGCGACGATCGGTCAGCTCGGCAACATCGAGCACGAAAACCAAATCATCGGCAAAGCCGGGCGCTCGCGCCACATGGGCAAGCGTCCCGCGGTTCGCGGTATCGCAATGAATCCGGTCGACCACCCGCACGGCGGCGGTGAGGCGCGTTCCACGTCGGGACGTCCGCCC
The window above is part of the Candidatus Baltobacteraceae bacterium genome. Proteins encoded here:
- the rplC gene encoding 50S ribosomal protein L3, whose translation is MKNILGRKVGMTSVFTDDGRYVPVTVIEAGPCTVVERRTKEKHGYEAVALGFGSIAKSRVTRALAGHFKKNGAEPARFVREFRDDIDGVEAGQTVTVAEFEVGDRVDVVGISKGHGFAGGIKRHNFKGGGASHGSMIHRQPASNGDTNAGRVTKGSRRPGHYGVDRTTLQNLEVVRADTERNLLLVLGPVPGAKNALVLVRKSVKAAKAAAGAK
- the rplD gene encoding 50S ribosomal protein L4, producing the protein MIDASGKVVREVQAPAALDGDFNDKLHVIYRAIHREFANPRAGTASTKKRDEIAGGGKKPWRQKGTGRARQGSIRSPQWRHGGVVFGPQPRSYVEALNKKERRVAFVAALADRFRNGAVTVFDASEFAISKTADFAKLLFGGAKAAKSGPTTLIVCSQNEKHGDAIERVSRNLERVSVTNDGALDVKDVLRFERLVFTTEAYDALTAALQGKGVE
- the rplW gene encoding 50S ribosomal protein L23 — its product is MDARDVIIAPRITEKSMADALVNQYTFTVHPHATKTQIRHAIEELFKVNVLKVNTVNVRGKSRSFARRGVRTHGKTNDHKKAVVTLKAGQKIELGGVNYFEQ
- the rplB gene encoding 50S ribosomal protein L2, whose product is MPVKKYRPTSPGRRFVTTMDFSDLSKVEPEKSLVEVRKKHSGRNNNGHITVRHKGGGTRKLYRIIDFKRSKDGIPAKIATIEYDPNRSCRIALVHYKDGEKRYILAPLGLRVGDTIESGANADIKVGNCLPIKSIPVGTVIHNIELRPGQGGKLVRSAGVSAQLMAKENEYSQVRMPSGEVRKIHINCRATIGQLGNIEHENQIIGKAGRSRHMGKRPAVRGIAMNPVDHPHGGGEARSTSGRPPTTPWGQMTMGKKTRRNKRTAKMIVRKRGSK